One Herpetosiphonaceae bacterium genomic region harbors:
- a CDS encoding diguanylate cyclase, with protein MMFSSPPSLSRTDVLTGCRNLLSFADWLITYCADSLRAPMSLVSLDLNAFSSLAHDASQGDAVLRWVAIILAEELSAPIYRIGGDEFVFVLTSQDHATHATLGHLLVDRLNQEAERFGLRVPVATIAIIHYTGTERVSPADILGQLRTVIAETRTQVCAPTATFHAAMLPQTYDLHYIVDDMLHRMVALGQMLDESQQLANTDPVTGLPNLRAATQALTAAIMKAGTTGQPFTVLLIDGDNLRRYNELGYAVGDTMLQQLSHTLHERLRPSDFLARWRVGDEFLVLLPNTLLEHGVILGERLRNAVQEASCNWPFPITISIGVATYPHHGATVEALIHAGERAIDQAKGQGKNCVVAAV; from the coding sequence ATGATGTTTTCTTCACCCCCTTCTCTGTCCCGCACCGATGTGCTTACGGGCTGTCGTAATCTGCTATCTTTCGCCGACTGGCTGATCACCTACTGCGCCGACTCCCTGCGCGCGCCGATGTCGCTGGTATCGCTGGATCTGAATGCGTTCTCCTCGCTGGCTCACGACGCCAGCCAGGGCGATGCCGTTCTGCGCTGGGTGGCGATCATCCTGGCGGAAGAGCTGAGCGCCCCGATCTATCGCATTGGCGGCGATGAGTTTGTGTTCGTGCTGACGAGCCAGGATCACGCGACACATGCCACGCTCGGACACCTGCTCGTCGATCGGCTCAACCAGGAGGCGGAGCGCTTTGGACTACGGGTGCCGGTCGCGACGATCGCGATTATTCATTACACGGGCACCGAGCGGGTATCGCCCGCCGATATTCTGGGACAGTTGCGCACGGTGATCGCGGAGACGCGCACGCAGGTCTGCGCCCCGACCGCCACCTTTCACGCCGCGATGCTGCCGCAGACCTACGATCTCCACTATATCGTCGATGACATGCTGCACCGCATGGTCGCCCTCGGCCAGATGCTCGACGAGTCGCAGCAGTTGGCGAACACCGACCCGGTGACGGGATTGCCCAATCTGCGAGCCGCGACACAGGCGCTGACGGCGGCGATCATGAAGGCCGGCACGACCGGGCAGCCGTTCACGGTGCTGCTGATCGACGGCGATAATCTGCGCCGCTACAACGAGCTGGGCTATGCCGTCGGCGACACGATGCTGCAGCAGTTGAGCCACACGCTGCATGAGCGCCTGCGACCGAGCGATTTTCTCGCGCGCTGGCGTGTCGGCGACGAGTTCCTGGTGCTGCTGCCGAACACGCTGCTGGAGCACGGCGTGATACTGGGAGAGCGTCTGCGCAACGCGGTGCAGGAGGCCTCGTGCAACTGGCCGTTTCCAATCACGATCTCGATCGGCGTCGCGACCTACCCGCACCACGGCGCGACCGTCGAGGCGCTGATCCATGCTGGAGAGCGCGCCATCGATCAGGCCAAAGGCCAGGGCAAGAACTGTGTGGTGGCGGCGGTCTAG